The genomic segment TCCATGATGGAGGCTATCTCTTCATAGCTCAGGCCATCAAGCTCCCGCAACGTAATCGCCATACGCAAGTCTTCGGGCAACACCTCGATAGTACGAAACACTATCTGTCGCAACTCCTCAGACAACATTAAATTCTCAGGGTTCGATATTTGTTTTAATGCGCCCGCACTTTCGTAATTTTCCGCATCGCTGGCGTCCACATCGCATCGCTAGAGGGCGGACGCCGTCCCTGAGCCACTAGGTAATTCTTCGCCGTATTGACGGCGATACGGTATAACCAGGTATAGAAAGCGCTGTCGCCGCGAAACGACGCCAGGGCACGGTACGCTTTAATGAACGACTCCTGCACCACGTCCGGCACATCCCCTTGCGGGACGTAGCGCGACACGAGGTTCGCCACTTTATGCTGGTAGCGAACGACCAGTAAATTGAACGCTTTCTGGTCGCCTTTCTGGACCTGTTCAACCAGCACCTGATCCGTTAACTGCTCGCTCATCCGAGGTAATGTCTCCTCAAATTTTTCTCCACGCGCGCAAAAAAAAAATAGTACCGCCAGCTTCTGAACCAATATTACGAGCAAGCTCGCGATTGGAGTTAATAATAATCATAAAGTTCCGCCACGCCTGGTGTTTTTCTTAAAATAAAGGACGCGGCCACAATAACGCCAGGGCCGCCGGCCGGGCTGAGCACCAGACTACCATAAATAGGATGGCCGGTACCCGGATTCTCGCGGAACCAAAGCCCCACGCGAAACAGCTGTAATAAATAGTGCAGAGTAACGTGAATTCGCCATGCTGTCAGTAAACATGAGTAAATAAAACCGCGTCAAAAAGCGGCGATAAGCGGTACAGCCGGGCTGCATTGGGTGGTACCATGACCAAACAGTCTTTTCTATCGGAATGCACACCATCCGCTATGCAACCATCAACTGAATACACCACCGATGTCCTGGTCATCGGCAGCGGTGCGGCCGGGTTATCGCTGGCGCTGCGTCTGGCCGGACACTGCGAGGTCATGGTCCTGAGCAAAGGTCCGTTGGACGAGGGCTCCACGCTGTATGCCCAAGGCGGCATCGCGGCGGTGTTCGATGAGACCGACAGCGTCGATTCCCACGTGGAAGATACGTTGATAGCCGGCGCCGGCGTCTGCGATCGTGAGGCGGTAGAATTCATCGCCGGCAACGCCCGCCACTGTGTGCAGTGGCTTATCGATCAGGGCGTGCTGTTCGACACCGAAGCCTCGACGCCGAACGGCGATCGCTACCACCTCACCCGCGAGGGCGGCCACAGCCACCGCCGCATCCTGCACGCCGCGGACGCGACCGGCAAGGCGGTGGAAACCACATTGGTCAGCAAAGCGGCGGCGCATCCGGGCATTCAGATTTTGGAACGCTGCAACGCGGTGGATCTGATTACGTCCAACCGCATCGGGCTGCCGGGTACCCGGCGGGTGGTGGGGGCCTATATCTGGAACCGCGCCGAAGAGCTGGTGGAACTGTGCCGCGCGCGCGCGGTGGTGCTCGCCACCGGCGGCGCGTCCAAGGTTTATCAATACACCACCAACCCCGATATTTCCTCCGGCGACGGTATCGCCATGGCCTGGCGGGCCGGCTGCCGGATCGCCAACCTGGAGTTTAATCAGTTCCATCCCACCTGCCTGTTCCACCCCCAGGCACGTAATTTCCTGCTGACCGAAGCGCTGCGCGGCGAAGGCGCCTATTTGCGCCGGCCCGACGGCAGCCGCTTCATGCCGGATTTCGACGCCCGCGCCGAACTGGCGCCGCGAGATATCGTCGCCCGGGCAATCGACCATGAAATGAAGCGGCTGGGCGCCGATTGTATGTACCTCGACATCAGCCATCGGCCGGAGGCGTTTATCCGCCAGCATTTCCCGACCATTTATGACAAGCTGCTGACGCTGGATATCGATCTGACTCGCCAGCCGATCCCCATCGTTCCGGCGGCCCATTATACCTGCGGCGGCGTCATGGTGGATAAACACGGGCGCACCGATTTGGACGGTCTCTACGCTATCGGCGAGGTCAGCTATACCGGCCTGCACGGCGCCAACCGCCTGGCCTCCAATTCACTGTTGGAGTGTTTGGTCTACGGCTGGTCGGCGGCGGAAGATATCCTGCGCCGGCTGCCGACCATCGCCCAGGTTCGCCAGCTCCCTCCCTGGGATGAAAGCCAGGTCAGCAATTCCGATGAAGAGGTGGTGCTGCAACATAACTGGCACGAGCTACGGCTTTTTATGTGGGACTACGTGGGCATCGTACGCACCACCAAGCGGCTGGAGCGGGCACTGCACCGCATAGAGCTGCTGACGCGCGAAATTGACGAATACT from the Candidatus Sodalis pierantonius str. SOPE genome contains:
- the nadB gene encoding L-aspartate oxidase, whose amino-acid sequence is MQPSTEYTTDVLVIGSGAAGLSLALRLAGHCEVMVLSKGPLDEGSTLYAQGGIAAVFDETDSVDSHVEDTLIAGAGVCDREAVEFIAGNARHCVQWLIDQGVLFDTEASTPNGDRYHLTREGGHSHRRILHAADATGKAVETTLVSKAAAHPGIQILERCNAVDLITSNRIGLPGTRRVVGAYIWNRAEELVELCRARAVVLATGGASKVYQYTTNPDISSGDGIAMAWRAGCRIANLEFNQFHPTCLFHPQARNFLLTEALRGEGAYLRRPDGSRFMPDFDARAELAPRDIVARAIDHEMKRLGADCMYLDISHRPEAFIRQHFPTIYDKLLTLDIDLTRQPIPIVPAAHYTCGGVMVDKHGRTDLDGLYAIGEVSYTGLHGANRLASNSLLECLVYGWSAAEDILRRLPTIAQVRQLPPWDESQVSNSDEEVVLQHNWHELRLFMWDYVGIVRTTKRLERALHRIELLTREIDEYYSNFRISNNLLEVRNLVQVAELIVKSALLRKESRGLHFTLDYPAMQPDPQPTILQP